A stretch of Methanobrevibacter sp. YE315 DNA encodes these proteins:
- a CDS encoding 7-cyano-7-deazaguanine synthase translates to MSLERKINIVKDILKDKKVAIGFSGGADSTLIAYLSSKVAAETLAITIDNHLLPTGFVENTKNVAKSFGIKHEIIDIDFYQKDYFLLNDSKRCYNCRTLMYSQIEKAAHERGYDFICDGNNISDLVIDRPGILVTYKKGFKTPFIDAKLTSKEIHEYLNKHDIPFSRSTTCLATRIPTDTPTTKEKISRISCCEDYILENTSCEIVKVRDLGKYAICEVDKLNELFNDHKYSLISDELKRQGFEKVALNLSEIDDDEYIKIEYNDGSFSYKLPFSINLENSEKILDGEIINKSPEKIETKNIIVNENGLIEGNDFKTYDDALYSFMEILPKLRRNV, encoded by the coding sequence ATGAGCTTAGAAAGAAAAATTAACATTGTTAAAGATATTTTAAAAGATAAAAAAGTTGCTATCGGTTTTTCAGGCGGTGCAGATTCTACATTAATAGCTTACCTATCTTCAAAAGTTGCGGCAGAGACTTTAGCCATAACAATTGATAATCATCTATTGCCAACCGGTTTTGTTGAAAATACTAAAAATGTTGCCAAATCCTTTGGCATAAAACATGAAATAATTGACATCGATTTTTATCAAAAAGACTATTTTTTATTGAATGACTCTAAAAGATGCTATAATTGCAGGACATTAATGTATTCCCAAATTGAGAAAGCAGCCCACGAAAGGGGATATGATTTTATTTGCGATGGGAACAACATCAGTGATTTGGTTATTGACCGTCCGGGAATTTTAGTAACTTATAAAAAAGGGTTTAAAACACCTTTCATTGATGCCAAACTGACATCCAAAGAAATTCATGAATATTTAAACAAACATGATATTCCCTTTTCAAGATCCACAACTTGCCTTGCAACAAGAATTCCTACAGACACCCCGACCACCAAAGAAAAGATTTCAAGAATCAGCTGCTGTGAAGATTATATCTTGGAAAACACTTCTTGTGAAATAGTGAAAGTGAGGGATTTAGGAAAGTACGCTATATGTGAAGTGGATAAATTAAATGAACTATTTAATGACCATAAATATTCTTTAATCAGCGATGAATTAAAAAGGCAAGGGTTTGAAAAAGTCGCTTTAAATTTGTCTGAAATCGATGATGATGAATACATTAAAATCGAGTATAATGACGGGTCATTTTCGTATAAATTACCGTTTAGCATCAATTTAGAAAACAGCGAAAAGATATTGGATGGTGAGATAATCAATAAATCCCCTGAAAAGATTGAAACAAAAAATATTATTGTCAATGAAAACGGTCTGATTGAAGGAAATGACTTTAAAACTTATGATGATGCATTATATTCTTTCATGGAAATATTGCCTAAATTAAGAAGAAATGTTTAG
- a CDS encoding GNAT family N-acetyltransferase, which yields MKTVLTDEKDERFQNLVYELDKGYFERIGEDLRKYESYNEFKNPHIVILALDGNNPVACASYRIFYADSVEFKRVFVKKEYRKRGIAYCLIRTLEKLAMANNFKYSYIVTGKKNFAAIKLYKKLDYQVIDNFGQFTDDDVVICMKKEF from the coding sequence ATGAAAACTGTTCTTACTGATGAAAAGGATGAAAGATTTCAGAATCTTGTATATGAATTGGATAAAGGATATTTTGAACGTATCGGAGAGGATTTGCGAAAATATGAAAGTTACAATGAGTTCAAAAATCCTCATATTGTAATATTGGCATTGGATGGAAATAATCCAGTAGCCTGTGCCAGCTATAGAATATTCTATGCGGATTCTGTTGAATTCAAAAGGGTATTTGTGAAAAAGGAATATCGCAAAAGAGGAATAGCTTATTGTCTTATCAGGACCCTGGAAAAATTAGCGATGGCAAATAATTTCAAATATTCCTATATAGTAACCGGAAAAAAGAATTTCGCAGCAATTAAATTATATAAAAAATTGGATTACCAAGTAATAGATAATTTTGGTCAATTTACTGATGATGATGTGGTTATTTGTATGAAAAAAGAATTTTAA